A section of the Bacillota bacterium genome encodes:
- a CDS encoding tyrosine-type recombinase/integrase: MRLDRSQGQREQVQRSTTLSVETRRALAAYLSTRPRAAPGEPLFVGQRGSMTPPDVWRMLHKYARAAGVEVSPHIFRHTLATRFLRKAGADLVTVKELLGHEKLETTVLLQIGTVCFSARNPHGSQVSRPVVKSPI; encoded by the coding sequence GTGCGTCTTGACCGTTCGCAGGGGCAAAGGGAACAAGTACAGAGAAGTACCACACTGAGCGTCGAAACCCGCAGGGCCCTTGCAGCCTATCTCTCGACGCGTCCCAGGGCCGCACCCGGCGAACCGCTCTTTGTCGGCCAGCGCGGGTCTATGACGCCCCCGGACGTTTGGCGCATGCTTCACAAGTACGCGAGAGCAGCCGGGGTTGAGGTTTCACCTCACATCTTCAGGCACACCCTTGCGACCCGTTTCCTGAGGAAGGCGGGGGCCGACCTCGTAACGGTGAAAGAGCTGCTAGGCCACGAGAAGCTTGAGACGACAGTTCTGCTGCAAATCGGCACGGTATGCTTTTCTGCACGAAATCCGCATGGGTCGCAAGTGTCACGGCCGGTTGTAAAATCCCCCA